The Zootoca vivipara chromosome 4, rZooViv1.1, whole genome shotgun sequence genome has a segment encoding these proteins:
- the OMP gene encoding olfactory marker protein, with product MASEAAELELQLVQDAELTRCMRLRVESLQQRNEKPQDGEKLLQANEFVYRLDFSRQQGLRFLRWNVVLEKPGKVTVIGTSQHWTPDLTHLMRRQLLEPVGVFWKKAGAQEVDWNEADALEFGERLVELARIRKVMYFLLAYTDGLEPAQLKCSVVFEV from the coding sequence ATGGCTTCAGAGGCGGCCGAGCTGGAGCTCCAATTGGTGCAGGACGCCGAGCTGACCCGGTGCATGCGGCTCCGGGTCGAGAGCCTCCAGCAGAGGAACGAGAAGCCGCAGGACGGGGAGAAGCTCCTGCAAGCCAACGAGTTTGTCTACCGGCTGGACTTCTCGCGCCAGCAAGGCCTCCGCTTCCTGCGCTGGAACGTGGTGCTGGAGAAGCCCGGCAAGGTCACCGTCATCGGCACCTCCCAGCATTGGACGCCCGACCTCACCCACCTCATGCGGAGGCAGCTCCTGGAGCCAGTGGGGGTCTTCTGGAAGAAAGCTGGCGCCCAGGAGGTCGATTGGAACGAGGCGGATGCTCTGGAGTTTGGGGAGAGGCTGGTGGAGCTGGCCAGGATCCGGAAAGTAATGTATTTCCTCCTGGCGTACACAGACGGCCTCGAACCGGCCCAGCTCAAGTGCTCTGTCGTGTTCGAAGTCTGA